From Chryseotalea sp. WA131a:
TGGCGTATTGTTCGTGAGCTTGGAGTTCTTTATCACAAAAATACCGTTGACGAGCATCTGCTCGATACCTTCAGAATATTTTTTGGAATCTGTGTAAGTGGCTTTATCCTGAATCTTATCTATATCAAAGACAATGATATCTGCATAAGCGCCTTCCTGAATCCGTCCTCGATTGTATTGCTTGATTTGGTTAGCTGGCATTGAAGTCATTTTCTTGATCGCTTCTTCCAGCTTAATTACTTTCATTTCGCGAACATAGCGCGCAATCACCCTTGGAAAAGATCCATAGGAGCGGGGGTGAGGGAAAATACTTTTCTCTGGATTCACCAAGTCACCGTCTGTTTCAATCATAGAATAGGGATATTTCAAAATGTTAATTACATCTTGCTCATCCATCTCATGATAAATCGCCAGAAAACCGCCCTTGAGTTCTAGATCAATGATGGCTTGTATTCCACCAGCTAGATTATTTTCATAGCCTTTGGCTTTCACATAGTCTTCCAATGTTTTTCCATTAAACAAGGTGTCGGATGGAATGCTATTGAATTGAATGCGCCATAGGTCTTCACCAGTTTCATCGTTCATGATGATATCTTTCATATCAGCTTCGATTCGTTTACGAAGTTTCTCATCCTTCAGCCGCTTGGCCAATTCAACGGTTCCGCCATCTAACGCCCACGCTGGAAATAGAATGTAGGAATAGGTATTAGCCGCTGTGTAAGGATAGAGATCTACCGAAATATCAATACCGGCATTTCTGGCCGAGTCAACAATTTCCAATCCCTTACTCGCTAATCCAAACTGCGCGACTCCCGCTGCTTTGAAGTGATTAATTTGCGCTGGCATATTAGCTTCTTTTACTATTCGGATGGTTTCGCGAATAGAAGAAAGTAATCCGCTTCCTTCATTTCGCATATGCGTAACATAAATACCATTATACTTAGCCGCCACTTTCGATAACTCAATGATTTCCTCTGTGGAAGAATATATACCGGGCACATAGATTTGACCTACCGAAAATCCTAAGGCACCTTGCTTCATTGATTGCTCCACATAATACTTCATGCTATCAAGTTCCTCATTGGTGGCAGGGCGATTTTCCAAACCGATCACTTTTTTTCTTGTCCAGTTCAGACCAGAAAAGAAGGCAACGTTGGGAGCTACTTTCAATGAAGCTGCATAGGTATCAATGGGATATGGCTGATCTCCACTATGTAAACTGGCGCAAATCGTTGTGATACCCTGTCGGAGAAAATTTTCTGGTTGTGGATATTGATGAATGGTGGTTTGAATGTGAGCATGACTATCAATAAAACCCGGAGAAATGATCTTGCCTCGAATGTCAATTACTGTATCAGCTTGAGCCGGATTAATTTTTTCTTTTGATACTTTTACAATCTTGTCGCCTTTGATGGCGATGTCGCCTACAAATCCATCGTTTCCTAATCCATCTATAATTGTACCGTTTGTATAAACTAAATCATACTCTTTCGGTGTTGGTTTACAGGCCGATAGAAATAGTACAAGGATAATAAAGGGCTTCATTTCGTACTTTCGAGTTGTTTCATTTTTTCTAAAATAAAGGAAGCATTTGGATAATACTTCAATCCAATTTTGGCTACTACCAGCGCTTTTTCTCTGTCAGGAAATCGATTGGGTGCGGTTAGATAATGTAGTACAATTTCAATAACGTCTTGCGGAGGCGGCATTTTTAACCCAATTTTTTTTTCAAGGTTAGCGTAATGCGATTCGATTAACTCGGGATTTGCCGTAAAACTATAGTGACTCACATCGTAGCCTTCAAAAATGTATCGTAGCCCGTTATACCAACTCAGTAAAGGAATAGATGAGTGGTCGGTATCCTTTATAACTTCCAATTTCGTTTGCACATTAAGAGGCGCATAATCTTTGAGAGCCTTATCAAACCGATGAATGCTTTGAATATGAAACCTATTCCCCGCCCCAGCCTGTGTTGAGTCGATTACAGAAATATAGACCCGTTGGATAGTTTTTGATTTGAAATTTTTCAGATCAACCGATGCTTCACGGATGCACTTTCCATTATCCCACCACAGGCTACCATCAATTGAAAAGTAACCATTGAAAATACCTGGATGTTTGAGCAACGTATACGCAGTAGTAAGACCTCCCAATGAATGCCCTACATATACGCGATAAGGAATAGTTCGATAGTCACTTTCAATTTTTGTAAACAACTCTTCGGTCAAGAACTTGAAAAACGTCTCACCGCCACCACCACCTGCCATCATTAATTTCTGAGACTCTGTTTTCGCTTCTTGTCCATCAGGCATTTTAGTAGTGGGATTAGGTGTTAAGTCTTTTAAGCGATTTTCAGTATCGACTCCCACCACAATCATTTCCGGTATTTGAAAGTTTACGCTTTCCTTTTCACTCATAAAACTGACCACACCGAGTATAGGAGAAAAAGCTGATTTGCCATCCAGTACGTACATCACAGGATACGATTGTTTGTCGTACTTTTTATTGCTATACGAAGCTGGCAACTTCACCCAATAGGTGCGCTTTTCATTCAGGATTTTGGATTCTAGAATAAACTTCTTTCCACAGTCGATAGCTTCATCTGCATTGTCTTGCGCGATGGCGATGGCGCGGGCGGAGATAATCAACAAACCGATGATCAATTTTTTCATTTACTTATTCTTTATATCGCGGATTATCTGCAGTTCTTTTAATTCCCAACCGCTAACGGTGGCCGGCATTGTTATTAACGTTTTTCGGCTTGGCGAAGGTGGCGGATTGTTGGCGCAAAAGTTAAATAAAAAGTTCAATAGAATTACTGCTGTTGAACCTTGCACAGATGTTTCATAGAAACATTTCAGCCACCATA
This genomic window contains:
- a CDS encoding amidohydrolase family protein produces the protein MKPFIILVLFLSACKPTPKEYDLVYTNGTIIDGLGNDGFVGDIAIKGDKIVKVSKEKINPAQADTVIDIRGKIISPGFIDSHAHIQTTIHQYPQPENFLRQGITTICASLHSGDQPYPIDTYAASLKVAPNVAFFSGLNWTRKKVIGLENRPATNEELDSMKYYVEQSMKQGALGFSVGQIYVPGIYSSTEEIIELSKVAAKYNGIYVTHMRNEGSGLLSSIRETIRIVKEANMPAQINHFKAAGVAQFGLASKGLEIVDSARNAGIDISVDLYPYTAANTYSYILFPAWALDGGTVELAKRLKDEKLRKRIEADMKDIIMNDETGEDLWRIQFNSIPSDTLFNGKTLEDYVKAKGYENNLAGGIQAIIDLELKGGFLAIYHEMDEQDVINILKYPYSMIETDGDLVNPEKSIFPHPRSYGSFPRVIARYVREMKVIKLEEAIKKMTSMPANQIKQYNRGRIQEGAYADIIVFDIDKIQDKATYTDSKKYSEGIEQMLVNGIFVIKNSKLTNNTPGIWLHNKSEIK
- a CDS encoding alpha/beta hydrolase codes for the protein MKKLIIGLLIISARAIAIAQDNADEAIDCGKKFILESKILNEKRTYWVKLPASYSNKKYDKQSYPVMYVLDGKSAFSPILGVVSFMSEKESVNFQIPEMIVVGVDTENRLKDLTPNPTTKMPDGQEAKTESQKLMMAGGGGGETFFKFLTEELFTKIESDYRTIPYRVYVGHSLGGLTTAYTLLKHPGIFNGYFSIDGSLWWDNGKCIREASVDLKNFKSKTIQRVYISVIDSTQAGAGNRFHIQSIHRFDKALKDYAPLNVQTKLEVIKDTDHSSIPLLSWYNGLRYIFEGYDVSHYSFTANPELIESHYANLEKKIGLKMPPPQDVIEIVLHYLTAPNRFPDREKALVVAKIGLKYYPNASFILEKMKQLESTK